The Haloferax sp. Atlit-12N genome window below encodes:
- a CDS encoding helix-turn-helix domain-containing protein has product MLIAEFTIDHPILLTALREIPDIEVEWEETYQGPDDRTQMLFSVRSDDFAAVGRALADDRSVTNPTVLDDTGDRRFYRVDFTPVGDETNLMPEFISVGGVLQRAVGTNSGWRCHAQFPSRDAFRHIMQFCRDHEIDISVKRLYEETYQDGPSVSLTDAQREMLVVASECGYLEIPRTCSLADLGEQLDISDSSASERFRRGVKQLVQQTVVNESASAHG; this is encoded by the coding sequence ATGCTCATAGCAGAATTCACGATCGACCATCCGATCTTGCTCACGGCGTTACGGGAGATACCCGACATTGAGGTCGAATGGGAAGAGACGTATCAGGGGCCAGACGACCGGACGCAGATGCTCTTTTCCGTGCGGAGCGACGACTTCGCGGCGGTCGGGCGGGCGCTGGCTGACGACCGCTCAGTCACGAACCCAACCGTCTTGGACGATACGGGTGACCGCCGATTCTACCGGGTGGACTTCACTCCGGTCGGAGACGAGACGAATCTCATGCCCGAGTTCATCTCGGTCGGGGGCGTCCTTCAGCGTGCGGTCGGGACCAACAGCGGCTGGCGGTGTCACGCCCAGTTCCCGAGTCGAGACGCGTTCAGACACATCATGCAGTTCTGTCGTGACCACGAGATCGACATCTCCGTCAAGCGACTCTACGAGGAGACGTACCAAGACGGACCCAGTGTGTCGCTGACGGACGCCCAACGGGAGATGTTGGTTGTTGCATCTGAGTGTGGGTATCTGGAAATTCCGCGGACGTGTTCGCTGGCCGACCTGGGAGAGCAGCTTGACATCTCGGATAGCTCTGCGTCCGAACGGTTTCGCAGAGGCGTGAAGCAACTCGTGCAACAGACAGTCGTGAACGAGTCGGCGTCTGCCCACGGGTAG